One stretch of Candidatus Baltobacteraceae bacterium DNA includes these proteins:
- the csrA gene encoding carbon storage regulator CsrA gives MLVLSRKLNQAIMIGDDVRIVVVAVDRDQVKLGIDAPRAIAVHRSEIYDEIQRQNREAATSQLQVGASTQTPTAALLRPGPAKLPAAKRAKELKVQTPRADSSN, from the coding sequence ATGTTAGTTCTTAGCCGCAAGCTCAATCAAGCGATCATGATCGGTGATGACGTTCGCATTGTCGTCGTTGCCGTCGATCGCGACCAAGTAAAGCTCGGCATTGACGCTCCGCGCGCGATCGCCGTGCACCGCTCGGAGATCTACGACGAAATCCAGCGCCAAAACCGCGAAGCCGCTACCTCGCAGCTGCAGGTCGGAGCGTCGACACAGACGCCGACTGCCGCGCTGCTCCGCCCGGGGCCGGCAAAACTTCCTGCCGCCAAACGGGCGAAAGAGCTAAAGGTTCAGACTCCGAGGGCCGATAGCAGCAATTAG
- a CDS encoding flagellin: MPGIGGISIATNLLANAVSLNLNRNQGMLQTAVTRLSSGLRINTAADDPSGLAIATRLENQSQGFDQGSLNIQDANNAATVAEGALQTETNILQRIRDLAVEASSDITSDSDKISLQAEISQLLLEINRISQNTNFNGAYLLDGQHEGFTSQINYNAVIYSNSVLAASTTPGSANLLVAGITYSITNNSSLDGTIEMQVAQLTATQQGVVFSFLSSASNAYSQVCIATVGATGTAVVFTYDGVGITSGVSIGTLDVGVTTYIKVTQYVSAASNPSNPAFTVQDGPIEGDVISIGFQATNTQTLRLSNINVAGSIGTGSGTLAAEDTIGQVDYALTQLLGTRAQLGAIMVRLSEDQDNNNIASVNLTSSASNIMDLNVGQETTEYTKLQILVQVGTSVLAQSNVNAQSVLALFR; this comes from the coding sequence ATGCCAGGTATTGGCGGCATCTCCATTGCTACCAACCTACTGGCGAATGCGGTTTCGCTAAACCTAAATCGGAATCAAGGTATGTTGCAGACTGCCGTGACCCGACTTTCTAGTGGTTTGCGAATCAACACAGCCGCTGACGACCCGTCAGGATTGGCTATTGCCACGCGACTCGAGAATCAGTCGCAAGGCTTCGACCAGGGTAGTCTCAATATTCAGGATGCGAATAACGCGGCAACCGTCGCGGAAGGCGCGCTCCAGACAGAGACCAACATCCTGCAGCGCATTCGCGATCTCGCAGTTGAGGCGTCATCCGACATCACGTCGGATTCGGACAAAATCAGCTTGCAAGCCGAAATCTCGCAGCTTCTGCTCGAGATCAATCGCATCTCGCAGAATACGAACTTTAACGGTGCGTATCTGCTCGACGGTCAGCACGAAGGATTTACATCGCAAATTAATTACAATGCGGTGATTTATTCGAACTCGGTGTTGGCTGCTTCGACAACCCCCGGTTCAGCCAATTTGCTCGTCGCGGGCATCACCTACTCCATCACGAACAATTCGTCGCTCGACGGAACGATCGAGATGCAAGTGGCTCAGCTCACGGCAACGCAACAAGGCGTGGTGTTCTCGTTCCTCAGCTCCGCGAGCAACGCTTACTCTCAGGTTTGCATTGCGACGGTCGGCGCTACCGGAACCGCTGTCGTCTTCACGTACGACGGTGTCGGAATTACATCAGGTGTTTCGATCGGAACGCTCGACGTCGGCGTCACGACCTACATTAAGGTCACGCAATACGTCAGCGCCGCATCAAACCCGAGCAATCCGGCGTTCACGGTTCAAGATGGTCCAATCGAAGGTGACGTCATCTCGATCGGTTTCCAGGCGACAAACACGCAAACGCTTCGGTTATCCAACATCAACGTTGCCGGCTCGATTGGTACGGGCTCGGGAACGCTGGCTGCGGAAGACACGATCGGTCAAGTCGACTACGCGCTGACCCAGCTGCTCGGAACGCGAGCACAGCTCGGCGCAATCATGGTCCGGCTGAGCGAAGATCAAGACAACAACAACATCGCTTCAGTCAACCTCACGTCGTCAGCATCCAACATCATGGATCTCAACGTGGGTCAAGAGACCACCGAATACACCAAGCTTCAAATCTTGGTCCAAGTCGGAACCTCGGTCTTGGCACAATCCAACGTCAACGCACAATCGGTACTCGCGCTGTTCAGATAG